In Silene latifolia isolate original U9 population chromosome X, ASM4854445v1, whole genome shotgun sequence, the following proteins share a genomic window:
- the LOC141617314 gene encoding uncharacterized protein LOC141617314 has protein sequence MANDTRTIREIRARNYDEQPLCITYPPLGANANFELKGFFVHNLPKFHGHAGNDPNRHLSEFHMMCEGAIPNGVTEDQFKLRAFPFSLLDSAKDWLFYLAPGSIRTWKKMKAAFLEKFYPDSRYNRAKKAITTIEQDPNGETMYEYWERFKKLVAQCPYHGLSDDDLLVNFYEGLGQDDQRMVNFATGGGLENFYIVDAKEIIERLASTTRNYGRTQRGTRNTSSMGTSSSSTQNLEQSVNDLTYLVKNMMVNNPNKDGGKGNQVECNYCQGPHMEEACPIMIEEGIGVENVSAMGYGN, from the coding sequence ATGGCGAATGACACGAGAACCATCCGGGAGATAAGAGCAAGGAATTATGATGAGCAACCCTTGTGTATCACCTACCCGCCTTTAGGAGCCAATGCAAATTTCGAACTTAAAGGATTCTTTGTTCATAACTTGCCTAAGTTTCACGGCCATGCGGGAAACGATCCAAACCGTCACCTCTCGGAAtttcacatgatgtgtgaaggTGCCATTCCGAATGGGGTGACGGAGGATCAATTCAAACTACGGGCCTTCCCATTTTCCTTGTTGGATTCGGCCAAAGATTGGCTCTTCTATCTTGCTCCGGGGTCTATAAGAACTTGGAAGAAAATGAAAGCGGCCTTCCTTGAAAAATTTTACCCCGATTCACGCTACAACCGTGCAAAGAAGGCCATTACCACCATAGAACAAGACCCCAATGGTGAAAccatgtatgagtattgggagaggtttaaGAAGTTGGTGGCTCAATGCCCATACCATGGGTTGAGTGATGATGATCTCCTTGTGAACTTTTATGAAGGGTTAGGCCAAGATGATCAAAGAATGGTCAATTTCGCTACCGGAGGAGGTTTGGAGAATTTTTACATAGTGGATGCCAAGGAAATCATTGAGAGACTTGCCTCAACTACGAGGAATTATGGTAGAACTCAAAGGGGAACAAGGAATACATCTTCAATGGGAACCTCTTCCTCATCTACTCAAAATCTTGAGCAAAGTGTGAATGACTTAACTTACCTAGTGAAGAATATGATGGTGAACAATCCAAACAAAGATGGGGGTAAAGGGAATCAAGTGGAATGCAACTATTGCCAAGGTCCTCATATGGAGGAAGCTTGCCCAATTatgattgaagaaggaattggTGTGGAAAATGTAAGTGCAATGGGCTATGGGAATTAG
- the LOC141617315 gene encoding uncharacterized protein LOC141617315, translating into MEVVKNLHVSVPFTELVTQVSAYAKFLKEILTKKRPFNEVETVAFTVECNAVLQANFLNLRIQGVSLFLVILMADRSVKCPLDVLEDMPVRVEKYFIPVDFIVIDMAEDSQVPIILGRPFLHTVGTTIYVRYGSPTLRIGDKSLLFLIKH; encoded by the exons atggaggtagtgaagaatcttCATGTTagtgtgccatttactgaattggtcacTCAAGTGTCAGCTTATGCTAAGTTTTTAAAGGAGATATTGACAAAGAAGAGGCCTTTCAATGAAGTGGAGACGGTCGCGTTCACTGTTGAGTGCAACGCCGTATTGCAAGCCAATTTCCTAAACTTAAGAATTCAGGGAGTTtctctattccttgtcatattg ATGGCTGACAGATCTGTTAAATGCCCTCTAGATGTCTTAGAAGATATGCCAGTTAGAGTCGAGAAATATTTTattccagttgactttattgttatAGATATGGCTGAGGACTCCCAAGTCCCGattattctaggtagaccattcctACACACAGTGGGGACGACCATATATGTTAGGTATGGTAGTCCTACACTACGAATCGGTGATAAATCACTTTTATTCTTGATAAAGCATTAA